In one window of Qipengyuania profundimaris DNA:
- a CDS encoding putative bifunctional diguanylate cyclase/phosphodiesterase: MSIGEAIGLSTPEGAEWSRIHGYQYTQLSKRMMARAISHAIGFALVALILWGEVELALIGAWGVALIFAVLLAAHEDRAARFADTVHYGIWEMRRHAVASAAKGVVWGIGLMLFAQTGGANHLAIVWSIPAVLILANAASRFSAPLGSIAFTIATGIGGLVAALLAGDWLLLTVVTFTMLFAAFGTIENARVAVTGRLNETAAMEKSEVVSMLLREFEENQADWLWQIDPRRRLKSVSPRFAFALGCSAEDAEGKLFFDLISGRDLNPATDSDGLREFAEKLKRKESFSELVIRVNIRGAERWWEISGTPMLDEAGKFIGFRGVGSDVTEQRESSDQIAFLARYDTLTQLPNRLLLNETLGEALEYAAHWRTRCAFLMIDLDRFKSVNDSLGHLVGDQLLAQVAGRLKSLTGEGEICGRLGGDEFAVVIRDASDRKRIDRLARAVIEQLSEPYQIENQILYVGASVGSAVGPRDGKTVEELLRNADLALYRAKDAGGNEHCDYEPSLHANAEEKRQLEFSLRKALERGEMLLHYQPVVDAKTEKVVSFEALVRWNSSEHGFVSPGKFIPLAEDTRLIVPIGTWVMQEACKEAAGNWPSHVKVNINVSPEQLLEPDFAATVVQALSHSGLDPKRLEIEVTESIFLRDASVARKALEQCMALGCSVALDDFGTGYSSLGYLRKLKFSTIKVDRSFVQGAAQQSRESLAIIRAVVAMAESLGMTTTAEGVENEEEAEMIRSLRCNKIQGYHFGRPMPATDVRMLFVRSNAEAVRKRA; the protein is encoded by the coding sequence ATGTCGATTGGGGAAGCTATCGGGCTATCGACGCCCGAGGGTGCCGAGTGGTCGCGTATCCATGGCTATCAATACACTCAGCTGAGCAAGCGCATGATGGCGCGCGCCATTTCGCATGCGATCGGTTTCGCCTTGGTCGCCCTGATCCTGTGGGGCGAAGTCGAGCTTGCGCTGATCGGAGCCTGGGGCGTGGCCTTGATCTTCGCGGTTCTGCTTGCTGCCCACGAAGATCGGGCTGCGCGTTTTGCAGACACTGTCCATTATGGCATCTGGGAGATGCGGCGCCATGCCGTGGCGAGCGCTGCCAAGGGCGTCGTCTGGGGGATCGGCTTGATGCTCTTCGCGCAGACCGGCGGAGCGAACCACCTGGCAATCGTCTGGAGCATTCCTGCGGTTCTAATTCTCGCCAATGCGGCAAGCCGTTTCAGCGCCCCGCTTGGATCGATCGCCTTTACCATCGCGACAGGGATCGGCGGGCTGGTCGCCGCGCTGCTTGCTGGCGACTGGCTGCTTCTGACCGTTGTCACGTTCACGATGTTATTCGCGGCGTTCGGCACTATCGAGAATGCCCGCGTCGCAGTGACCGGGCGGTTGAACGAGACTGCCGCGATGGAAAAAAGCGAAGTCGTCTCCATGCTCTTGCGGGAATTCGAGGAAAATCAGGCAGACTGGCTCTGGCAGATCGATCCGCGCCGCCGCCTGAAATCGGTATCGCCACGCTTCGCCTTTGCGCTCGGATGCAGCGCCGAAGATGCCGAAGGCAAGCTGTTCTTCGACCTTATTTCCGGCCGCGATCTGAATCCCGCTACCGATTCCGATGGGCTGCGCGAGTTCGCTGAGAAGCTGAAGCGCAAGGAATCTTTTTCGGAGCTAGTCATCCGCGTGAATATTCGCGGTGCGGAACGCTGGTGGGAAATCTCCGGCACCCCCATGCTCGACGAAGCTGGCAAGTTCATTGGCTTCCGTGGTGTCGGCTCCGATGTGACCGAACAGCGCGAGTCCTCCGACCAGATCGCCTTTCTTGCTCGCTACGACACCCTCACACAATTGCCGAACCGCCTCTTGCTCAATGAAACGCTGGGCGAAGCGCTGGAATATGCCGCGCACTGGCGCACGCGCTGCGCCTTCCTGATGATCGATTTGGATCGGTTCAAGTCGGTCAATGATTCCCTCGGCCATCTCGTCGGAGACCAGTTGCTGGCGCAGGTTGCCGGTCGCCTGAAAAGCCTGACGGGTGAAGGCGAGATCTGCGGTCGCCTGGGCGGGGACGAATTCGCAGTCGTCATCCGCGACGCTTCCGATCGCAAGCGCATCGACCGTTTGGCACGCGCCGTTATCGAACAGCTGTCAGAGCCGTACCAGATCGAAAACCAGATCCTCTATGTCGGCGCCAGCGTCGGCTCGGCCGTGGGTCCGCGCGATGGCAAGACGGTCGAGGAATTGCTGCGCAATGCCGACCTCGCGCTTTATCGGGCGAAGGATGCAGGCGGCAACGAACATTGCGATTACGAGCCTTCGCTCCACGCCAATGCGGAAGAGAAGCGCCAGCTGGAATTCTCGCTGCGCAAGGCGCTGGAACGCGGGGAAATGCTGCTCCACTACCAACCGGTAGTGGATGCCAAGACCGAGAAGGTCGTCAGCTTCGAGGCCCTGGTCCGCTGGAACAGCAGCGAGCATGGCTTCGTCAGCCCCGGCAAGTTCATCCCGCTGGCGGAAGACACGCGGCTAATCGTGCCGATCGGCACTTGGGTGATGCAGGAAGCCTGCAAGGAAGCGGCCGGCAACTGGCCGTCTCATGTGAAGGTCAACATCAACGTCTCGCCGGAGCAGCTGCTGGAGCCCGATTTCGCCGCGACCGTGGTGCAGGCGCTATCGCACAGCGGCCTCGACCCGAAGCGGCTCGAGATCGAGGTGACCGAGAGCATCTTCCTGCGCGACGCGAGCGTGGCTCGCAAGGCGCTGGAGCAGTGCATGGCGCTGGGATGCTCGGTGGCGCTGGACGATTTCGGAACCGGCTATTCCTCGCTCGGCTACCTGCGCAAGCTCAAGTTCTCGACCATCAAGGTCGATCGCAGCTTCGTTCAGGGGGCAGCGCAGCAGAGCCGGGAATCGCTCGCCATCATCCGCGCCGTGGTCGCCATGGCGGAGAGCCTCGGCATGACCACTACGGCCGAGGGCGTGGAGAATGAGGAAGAAGCCGAGATGATCCGCAGCCTGCGCTGCAACAAGATCCAGGGCTATCACTTCGGCCGCCCCATGCCCGCCACCGACGTGCGGATGCTCTTCGTCCGAAGCAATGCGGAGGCCGTCCGCAAGCGGGCCTAG
- the purQ gene encoding phosphoribosylformylglycinamidine synthase subunit PurQ — MSFRAAVITFPGSNCDRDMAVAIEQASGSAPLRVWHGDADLPDGLDFIALPGGFSYGDYLRSGAMAANSPIMRSVKAAADRGVPVLGVCNGFQVLTEAGLLPGALMRNASQHFICRTVPLKVENAQSLFTGGYEAGEMIHIPVAHHDGNYFADDETLDRIEGEGRVAFRYAENCNGSRRDIAGVLNAAGNVLGMMPHPERAIEPAHGGTDGRKLFETAIKAFA; from the coding sequence ATGTCTTTCCGTGCCGCCGTCATCACCTTTCCCGGCTCGAACTGCGACCGCGACATGGCGGTGGCGATCGAGCAGGCGTCAGGCAGCGCGCCGCTGCGGGTTTGGCATGGAGATGCGGACCTGCCCGACGGGCTGGATTTCATCGCCCTGCCCGGCGGCTTCTCTTACGGCGATTACCTGCGGTCGGGCGCGATGGCGGCGAACAGCCCGATCATGCGATCGGTCAAGGCCGCGGCGGATCGCGGCGTCCCGGTGCTCGGCGTATGCAATGGCTTCCAGGTGCTGACCGAGGCCGGCCTGCTGCCCGGCGCGCTGATGCGCAATGCCAGCCAGCATTTCATTTGCCGCACCGTTCCCCTGAAGGTGGAGAACGCACAATCGCTGTTCACCGGCGGCTACGAAGCCGGCGAGATGATCCATATTCCGGTGGCCCATCACGATGGCAACTACTTCGCCGACGACGAAACGCTCGACCGCATCGAAGGCGAAGGCCGCGTCGCCTTCCGCTATGCCGAGAATTGCAACGGATCGCGCCGCGATATCGCCGGCGTCCTCAACGCGGCGGGCAACGTCCTCGGCATGATGCCGCACCCCGAACGCGCGATCGAACCGGCACATGGCGGAACCGACGGGCGCAAGCTGTTCGAAACGGCTATCAAGGCTTTCGCCTGA
- the purS gene encoding phosphoribosylformylglycinamidine synthase subunit PurS, which translates to MKIRVLVSLKPGVLDPQGRAVHHALEGLGFKGVEDVRIGRTVELDVADGTSDEALDEMCRKLLANTVIENYRIEKVG; encoded by the coding sequence ATGAAAATCCGCGTTCTCGTCAGTCTCAAGCCCGGCGTGCTCGACCCGCAGGGCCGCGCCGTGCACCACGCGCTGGAAGGGCTCGGCTTTAAAGGCGTGGAGGATGTCCGCATCGGCCGGACGGTCGAACTCGACGTGGCAGACGGCACCAGCGACGAAGCACTGGACGAAATGTGCCGCAAGCTGCTGGCCAATACGGTGATCGAGAATTACCGCATCGAGAAGGTCGGCTGA
- a CDS encoding TonB-dependent receptor, which produces MTHRILARRLFGTSLVALAAAASQPAFAQDEATGAEQQGDGQLNTIVVTANRREENLQDVPVSAATLDADTVKTIFDAGAEVTALAARVPGLFVESSNGRAAPRFYIRGLGNTDFDLAASQPVSVVMDDVVLENVTLKSFPIFDIERIEVLRGPQGTLFGRNTPAGIVKIDTVRPGDAFEAQGSVSYGSFDSISLDAGITVPLADIASVRVSGLWQSRGDYIDNGFTGEEDTYGAYDELAGRIQLLLTPTDRLSILGSYQLRDLEGTSTLFRANILGPGDNELNENYDRKTVFYDAGAGNQAQYEADIATIRVDYDADFATVTSITSWANSEGSSRGDIDGGFGAAFLPVSGPGFIPFPSDTQDSIELDQFTHEVRLASDTGGTLDWQVGMFVFESDFNVTTVGFDFPPSVTVRHTNDSWAVFGQLSAQVTDVLKLTGGLRWTDDEKQFGVTSPSFISGPGLQFREVEDSRLSWDLAAFLDVSDDASVFARVANGFRAPTIQGRDVAFGAPPSIALSEKITSYEVGFKSELADRRVRLNGAVYYYTIEDPQFSAVGGAGNLVQLVNAEKGRGLGFELDSAFQVTPDFLITAGLSWNDTKIQDENLAVGICAQCTVVDPTVVLSGTTRALVDGNPFPNAPEWIADVTARYGFPIGNGGEIFAFTDWAYQGATNFFLYESEEFNANNQIEGGLRVGYARTDGSLEVAAFVRNITDADNVKGGIDFNNNTGFVNDPRVFGVSARVRY; this is translated from the coding sequence ATGACCCATCGCATTCTCGCCCGCCGCCTGTTCGGTACAAGCCTTGTGGCGCTCGCCGCCGCCGCTTCGCAGCCCGCTTTCGCGCAGGACGAGGCGACCGGCGCCGAACAGCAGGGCGATGGCCAGCTCAACACGATCGTCGTGACCGCCAATCGCCGTGAGGAGAACCTGCAGGACGTGCCGGTCTCCGCCGCCACGCTCGATGCCGACACGGTTAAGACCATCTTCGACGCCGGTGCCGAAGTTACCGCCCTCGCCGCACGCGTGCCCGGCCTGTTCGTCGAAAGCTCGAACGGGCGTGCCGCTCCGCGTTTCTACATTCGCGGCCTCGGTAATACCGACTTCGACCTTGCCGCGTCGCAGCCGGTCTCGGTCGTGATGGACGATGTCGTCCTCGAGAACGTGACGCTCAAGAGCTTCCCGATCTTCGATATCGAACGCATCGAGGTGCTGCGCGGCCCGCAAGGTACGCTGTTCGGCCGCAACACGCCGGCCGGTATCGTGAAGATCGACACCGTGCGCCCGGGCGACGCCTTCGAGGCGCAGGGCTCGGTCAGCTACGGCAGCTTCGATTCCATCTCGCTCGATGCAGGCATCACCGTGCCGCTGGCGGATATCGCCTCTGTCCGCGTATCGGGCCTGTGGCAGAGCCGCGGCGACTATATCGACAACGGCTTCACCGGCGAAGAGGATACCTATGGCGCCTATGACGAACTCGCTGGTCGCATCCAGCTGCTGCTGACGCCGACCGACCGGTTGAGCATCCTGGGTTCGTACCAGCTGCGCGACCTCGAAGGCACCTCGACGCTGTTCCGTGCCAATATCCTTGGGCCGGGCGATAACGAGCTCAACGAGAATTACGACCGCAAGACCGTGTTCTACGACGCGGGCGCGGGCAACCAGGCGCAGTACGAAGCCGACATCGCGACCATCCGCGTCGACTACGATGCCGATTTCGCCACCGTCACCAGCATCACGTCCTGGGCCAACAGCGAGGGTTCCAGCCGCGGCGATATCGACGGCGGCTTCGGCGCGGCCTTCCTGCCGGTGAGCGGTCCGGGCTTCATCCCGTTCCCCTCCGACACGCAGGACTCGATCGAGCTCGACCAGTTCACCCACGAGGTGCGGCTGGCCTCCGACACCGGCGGCACGCTGGACTGGCAGGTCGGCATGTTCGTGTTCGAAAGCGATTTCAACGTGACCACCGTCGGCTTCGATTTCCCGCCTTCCGTGACGGTCCGCCACACCAATGACAGCTGGGCGGTGTTCGGCCAGCTCTCGGCGCAGGTGACCGACGTGCTCAAGCTCACCGGCGGCCTGCGCTGGACCGATGACGAGAAACAGTTCGGCGTGACCTCGCCGTCCTTCATCTCCGGTCCCGGCCTGCAGTTTCGGGAAGTCGAGGATTCGCGCCTTAGCTGGGACCTCGCCGCCTTCCTCGACGTGAGCGACGATGCCAGCGTTTTCGCACGCGTCGCCAACGGCTTCCGCGCACCGACCATCCAGGGCCGCGACGTGGCCTTCGGCGCGCCGCCCTCGATCGCTTTGTCGGAGAAGATCACCAGCTACGAAGTCGGCTTCAAGTCCGAGCTGGCCGACCGCCGCGTGCGCCTGAACGGCGCGGTCTATTACTACACGATCGAGGATCCGCAGTTCTCTGCCGTCGGCGGCGCGGGCAACCTTGTGCAGCTGGTCAATGCGGAGAAGGGCCGCGGCCTCGGCTTCGAGCTCGACAGTGCCTTCCAGGTGACGCCCGATTTCCTGATTACGGCCGGCCTCAGCTGGAACGACACCAAGATCCAGGACGAGAACCTCGCTGTGGGCATCTGCGCGCAGTGCACCGTCGTCGATCCGACCGTCGTCCTGTCCGGCACCACGCGCGCGCTGGTGGACGGCAACCCGTTCCCCAATGCGCCCGAATGGATCGCGGACGTAACGGCGCGTTACGGTTTCCCGATCGGCAATGGCGGCGAAATCTTCGCCTTCACCGACTGGGCCTATCAGGGCGCGACGAACTTCTTCCTCTACGAGAGCGAGGAGTTCAACGCGAACAACCAGATCGAAGGCGGCCTGCGCGTCGGCTATGCCCGCACCGACGGCAGCCTCGAAGTCGCGGCCTTCGTGCGCAACATTACCGATGCCGACAATGTGAAGGGCGGCATCGATTTCAACAACAATACCGGTTTCGTGAACGACCCGCGCGTCTTCGGCGTGTCGGCCCGCGTCCGCTACTGA